Proteins encoded within one genomic window of Nordella sp. HKS 07:
- a CDS encoding OmpA family protein — MKTGIGYSSTAAALALLLLLSGCTSSGDRGGSTFTGPTSGTNAPVAGGINVTPGSEEDFMVNVGRRTFFKQSSAALDDTARVTLDKQAEWLSQYPQWKVKLQGSADDPGSATAQQSLSQKRADAVRDYLVSRGIARERLQAKGYGREKIGEDCPEIECKSQNRRVVTNLQEAAAF, encoded by the coding sequence ATGAAAACAGGCATAGGATATTCGAGCACGGCAGCGGCGCTGGCCCTCCTGCTTCTGCTCAGCGGCTGCACAAGCTCGGGCGACCGCGGCGGCAGCACGTTCACCGGTCCGACATCGGGAACCAACGCGCCGGTGGCGGGCGGCATCAATGTGACGCCCGGCAGCGAAGAAGATTTCATGGTCAATGTCGGCCGCCGCACCTTCTTCAAGCAAAGCTCGGCCGCCCTCGACGACACCGCGCGGGTGACGCTCGACAAGCAGGCGGAATGGCTGAGCCAGTATCCGCAGTGGAAAGTGAAGCTGCAGGGCTCGGCGGACGATCCGGGATCAGCCACCGCGCAACAGTCCCTGTCGCAGAAACGCGCCGATGCGGTGCGTGACTATCTCGTTTCGCGGGGGATCGCGCGCGAGCGACTGCAGGCCAAGGGCTATGGCCGCGAGAAGATCGGCGAGGATTGTCCCGAAATCGAGTGCAAGTCGCAGAACCGGCGCGTCGTCACCAATCTGCAGGAGGCTGCAGCGTTCTGA
- a CDS encoding L,D-transpeptidase produces MSLTRRNLLAGAAALGTASLAGDAFGYSKTYSKSALTYFAGTAQDNGHTYRLTNWKKIKTHWRRQLVQYYSTEPQGSVVIDTANHFLYVVFENQTALRYGVGVGRDGFRWYGRARIDRKSLWPRWVPPPEMRKRQPELPESMEGGPDNPLGPRALYLYRNGNDLGYRLHGTTEPWSIGSNVSSGCVRMFPEDVIDLYQRCPIGTRVLVIKNLGAPVIDESAPVDTQPPD; encoded by the coding sequence ATGTCATTGACCCGCAGAAATCTGCTCGCCGGCGCGGCCGCGCTCGGCACCGCCAGCCTGGCCGGCGACGCTTTTGGCTATTCGAAGACCTACAGCAAATCGGCGCTGACCTATTTCGCCGGCACGGCGCAAGACAATGGGCACACATACCGCCTGACCAACTGGAAGAAGATCAAGACGCATTGGCGCCGGCAGCTGGTGCAATATTACAGCACCGAGCCGCAAGGCAGCGTGGTGATCGATACCGCCAATCATTTTCTCTATGTCGTCTTCGAGAACCAGACGGCGCTGCGCTATGGCGTCGGCGTGGGCCGCGACGGCTTCCGCTGGTATGGCCGCGCCCGCATCGACCGCAAGTCGCTGTGGCCGCGCTGGGTACCGCCGCCGGAGATGCGCAAGCGCCAGCCTGAACTGCCCGAATCCATGGAAGGCGGTCCGGACAACCCGCTCGGGCCGCGGGCGCTGTATTTGTACCGGAACGGCAACGATCTCGGCTATCGCCTGCATGGCACGACCGAACCCTGGTCGATCGGCTCGAATGTTTCGTCCGGCTGCGTCCGCATGTTCCCCGAGGACGTCATCGACCTCTATCAGCGTTGCCCGATCGGTACACGCGTCCTCGTCATCAAGAATCTGGGCGCGCCTGTCATCGATGAAAGCGCGCCGGTCGACACGCAGCCGCCGGATTAA